A single genomic interval of Salmo trutta chromosome 13, fSalTru1.1, whole genome shotgun sequence harbors:
- the LOC115206214 gene encoding importin subunit alpha-3, with product MADNEKLDNQRLKNFKNKGRDLETMRRQRTEVVVELRKNKRDEHLLKRRNVPHEDICEDSDADGDFRSQNTSLEAIVQNATSDNQGVQLSAVQAARKLLSSDRNPPIDDLIKSGILPILVHCLDRDDNPSLQFEAAWALTNIASGTSEQTQAVVQSNAVPLFLRLLHSPHQNVCEQAVWALGNIIGDGPQCRDYVISLGVVKPLLSFISPSIPITFLRNVTWVMVNLCRHKDPPPPMETIQEILPALCVLIHHTDVNILVDTVWALSYLTDAGNEQIQMVIDSGIVPNLVPLLSHQEVKVQTAALRAVGNIVTGTDEQTQVVLNCDALGHFPSLLTHPKEKINKEAVWFLSNITAGNQQQVQAVIDANLVPMIIHLLDKGDFGTQKEAAWAISNLTISGRKDQVAYLIQQQVIPPFCNLLTVKDAQVVQVVLDGLSNILKMADDEAETIANLIEECGGLEKVEQLQNHENEDIYKLAYEIIDQFFSSDDIDEDSSLVPEAIQGGTYGFNSSTNVPTEGFQF from the exons ATGGCTGACAACGAGAAACTAGACAACCAGCGGCTGAAGAATTTCAAGAACAAGGGTCGCGATTTGGAG ACGATGAGAAGACAGAGGACGGAGGTGGTGGTGGAACTGCGCAAG AACAAAAGGGACGAGCACCTTCTGAAGAGGAGAAACGTGCCCCACGAGGACATCTGTGAGGACTCTGATGCCGACGGAGACTTCAGATCG CAAAACACCTCTCTTGAAGCAATAGTACAA AATGCCACCAGTGATAACCAGGGAGTTCAGCTGAGTGCCGTGCAGGCTGCAAG GAAGCTGTTGTCTAGTGACCGTAACCCTCCCATAGATGACTTGATCAAGTCTGGCATTCTCCCCATCCTGGTGCACTGTCTGGACAGAGATGACAA TCCATCTCTACAGTTTGAAGCTGCCTGGGCTTTGACCAACATTGCCTCAGGAACCTCAGAGCAGACCCAGGCAGTGGTTCAGTCCA ATGCTGTGCCTCTGTTCCTGAGGCTGCTGCACTCTCCTCACCAGAACGTGTGTGAACAGGCGGTCTGGGCCCTGGGCAACATCATAG GCGATGGCCCCCAGTGCAGGGACTATGTGATCAGTCTGGGCGTGGTGAAGCCCCTGCTGTCCTTCATCAGCCCCTCTATCCCCATCACCTTCCTCCGTAACGTCACCTGGGTCATGGTCAACCTCTGCCGCCACAAGGACCCACCGCCACCCATGGAGACCATCCAGGAg atTCTTCCAGCTCTCTGTGTGCTGATCCACCacactgatgttaat ATCCTGGTGGACACGGTGTGGGCTCTGTCCTACCTGACGGACGCCGGCAACGAGCAGATTCAGATGGTCATCGACTCGGGCATCGTGCCCAACCTGGTGCCCCTGCTTAGCCACCAGGAGGTCAAAGTCCAG ACGGCTGCTCTGCGGGCAGTGGGCAACATAGTGACTGGAACAGATGAACAGACCCAGGTGGTGCTCAACTGTGACGCCCTGGGacacttcccctctctcctcacacaccccaAGGAGAAGATCAACAAG GAGGCAGTGTGGTTCCTGTCCAACATCACAGCAGGCAACCAGCAGCAGGTGCAGGCCGTCATCGACGCCAACCTGGTACCCATGATCATCCACCTTCTGGACAAG GGAGACTTTGGAACACAGAAAGAAGCAGCCTGGGCCATCAGCAACCTGACAATTAGCGGGAGGAAGGACCAG GTGGCGTACCTGATCCAGCAGCAGGTGATCCCTCCCTTCTGTAACCTGCTGACAGTGAAGGATGCTCAGGTGGTGCAGGTGGTCCTGGACGGACTCAGCAACATCCTCAAGATGGCCGACGACGAGGCCGAGACCATCGCCAACCTCATCGAGGAGTGTGGAG GTCTGGAGAAGGTGGAGCAGCTCCAGAATCATGAGAATGAAGACATCTATAAACTGGCGTATGAAATTATTGATCAGTTCTTCTCATCTGATGAT attgatgaagactccagcctGGTTCCGGAGGCGATCCAGGGGGGAACGTACGGCTTCAATTCCTCCACCAACGTGCCAACAGAGGGGTTCCAGTTCTAG